A portion of the Paenibacillus marchantiae genome contains these proteins:
- a CDS encoding DEAD/DEAH box helicase, with translation MNRKNPHQLNQPAAELPVPLEFDRSWITQLESRLDKGGPWGDYRLFQLGIQAEETNLIPNFDEIQCLKHLQGLTPLPHQMDTARRVLFEMSGRAILADEVGLGKTIEAGLILKEYMVRGLVSKVLILVPASLVLQWVRELNSKFGIPAIAQKKAYSWQNEIVVASMDTAKRDPHKDMLLNTDYDMIIIDEAHKLKNKKTTNYQFMLKLRKKYCLLLTATPVQNDMSELFNLINLLKPGQLGRQGDFAANFVVDKRIPKNQEQLKDELSKVMIRNRRGEGPVQFTKRNVSNVNLQLSPEEQALYDGVTSFVKDQYQEAGGNLSSMLSLVTLQREVCSSRDAVFVTLVNLSKKLPLDSPLRDKIWELVAHIKAIKENTKAEKTMELVRDMNEKVIIFTEYRATQEYLLNYFRNNGLTAVPYRGGMNRGKKDWMMDLFRGRVQAMIATEAGGEGINLQFCHHMINFDLPWNPMRVEQRIGRVHRLGQQNDVNIYNLSTTGTIEEHILNLLHEKINMFEMVIGGLDVILERLEKKESIEKSLYKIMLESQNEEDIRRKMDSLGQSLNSIQREVADEAPAVSGLDIRKGGL, from the coding sequence ATGAACCGGAAAAACCCGCATCAACTTAATCAACCTGCAGCAGAACTACCCGTTCCGCTTGAATTCGATCGCAGCTGGATCACCCAACTGGAGTCCAGACTCGATAAAGGCGGCCCTTGGGGCGATTACAGACTCTTTCAACTTGGCATTCAAGCCGAAGAGACGAATCTGATTCCCAACTTTGATGAAATCCAATGTCTGAAGCATTTACAGGGACTCACCCCTCTTCCACACCAGATGGATACTGCACGCAGAGTACTGTTTGAAATGTCAGGCCGTGCCATTCTCGCCGATGAGGTTGGACTTGGCAAAACGATTGAAGCTGGCCTGATTTTGAAAGAATATATGGTCCGTGGACTTGTATCCAAAGTGCTCATTCTCGTGCCTGCGTCCCTTGTACTACAATGGGTCCGGGAGCTGAATTCCAAATTTGGCATCCCAGCGATTGCACAGAAAAAAGCCTATTCCTGGCAAAATGAAATCGTGGTTGCCTCTATGGATACAGCAAAGCGTGACCCGCATAAAGATATGCTGCTGAATACAGATTACGACATGATTATTATCGACGAGGCTCATAAGCTCAAAAATAAAAAAACAACGAACTATCAATTCATGCTGAAATTGCGGAAAAAGTACTGCCTGCTGCTTACGGCTACACCGGTACAGAATGACATGAGCGAGCTGTTCAACCTCATTAATCTGCTCAAGCCGGGACAGCTTGGCCGTCAGGGTGATTTTGCAGCCAACTTTGTCGTCGACAAACGTATTCCGAAAAATCAGGAGCAGCTCAAGGATGAGTTGTCCAAAGTCATGATCCGTAACCGTCGCGGTGAAGGACCTGTTCAATTTACCAAACGAAACGTTTCCAATGTGAATTTGCAGCTTTCGCCTGAAGAACAAGCCCTTTACGATGGGGTGACTTCCTTTGTGAAGGATCAGTACCAGGAAGCCGGCGGCAATCTGAGCAGCATGCTTTCGCTAGTGACGTTGCAGCGAGAAGTATGCAGCAGTCGGGATGCCGTGTTTGTGACGTTGGTCAATCTGTCGAAGAAGCTTCCACTGGACTCCCCACTGAGGGATAAGATTTGGGAGCTCGTTGCCCATATTAAAGCGATCAAGGAAAATACGAAAGCCGAAAAAACGATGGAACTCGTTCGTGACATGAATGAGAAGGTTATTATTTTCACCGAATACCGTGCCACGCAGGAGTATTTGCTCAATTATTTTCGCAACAACGGCCTAACCGCTGTTCCCTACCGGGGCGGCATGAACCGTGGTAAAAAAGACTGGATGATGGACCTCTTCCGTGGCCGCGTACAGGCAATGATTGCAACCGAGGCGGGCGGTGAGGGTATCAACCTGCAATTTTGCCATCACATGATCAACTTCGACCTGCCCTGGAATCCTATGCGTGTCGAGCAGCGGATCGGTCGCGTACACCGATTGGGACAACAGAATGATGTGAACATCTACAACCTTTCGACGACAGGCACAATCGAGGAGCATATTCTGAATCTGCTTCATGAGAAGATCAATATGTTCGAGATGGTTATTGGTGGATTGGATGTCATTCTGGAGCGGCTGGAGAAGAAGGAATCGATCGAAAAGAGTTTGTACAAAATCATGCTTGAATCACAAAACGAAGAGGATATCCGCCGTAAAATGGACTCGCTTGGACAATCGTTGAACTCCATTCAGCGCGAAGTCGCAGATGAGGCACCAGCCGTATCCGGGCTTGATATTCGTAAAGGAGGCCTCTGA
- a CDS encoding N-acetylmuramoyl-L-alanine amidase family protein, whose product MYKLLAASMALLISISSIPLTSHASAAKFALTDLPTLHSQRSPISPSMLPVTDGDAYHSTHHAFAAPVILLDVGHGGIDGGTTDHGVLEKDINLAISQKVYLLLRSKGYAVIINRLGDYALSDENRWLNSRSRHRRDLAQRKSLSEEVSTDIVVSIHANWSPRSAARGPVVLHQNEGRSYMLASSIQNQLNQLYKTERDVVWGKPFYLLNHVKQPAVIVETGFLSNAHDRAMISDPGEQKRIAQSIANGIIYYLSAV is encoded by the coding sequence ATGTATAAGCTGCTGGCCGCATCGATGGCATTGCTAATCAGCATCAGTTCCATCCCTCTGACCTCCCATGCCAGCGCGGCAAAATTTGCCTTAACCGACCTGCCTACATTGCATTCACAACGATCACCCATAAGCCCATCCATGCTGCCGGTAACCGATGGGGATGCCTATCACTCCACTCATCATGCTTTTGCAGCACCTGTGATCCTTCTGGACGTTGGTCATGGCGGCATTGACGGTGGAACAACAGACCATGGCGTACTGGAAAAAGACATCAACCTAGCCATTAGCCAAAAGGTGTATCTTCTGCTTCGCAGCAAGGGTTATGCAGTCATCATCAACCGACTTGGAGACTATGCGCTGAGTGACGAGAATCGCTGGTTAAACAGTCGCTCACGCCATCGCAGAGATTTGGCTCAACGCAAAAGCCTTAGCGAAGAGGTCAGCACCGACATCGTCGTCAGTATCCATGCCAACTGGAGTCCAAGATCAGCTGCTCGTGGCCCAGTTGTTTTACATCAGAACGAAGGAAGAAGCTACATGCTCGCAAGTTCCATTCAGAATCAGCTAAATCAATTGTACAAGACGGAGCGCGATGTGGTATGGGGCAAGCCCTTTTACCTGTTAAATCATGTGAAGCAACCCGCTGTAATTGTTGAAACCGGATTTCTGAGCAATGCACACGATCGCGCAATGATCAGCGACCCGGGCGAACAGAAACGGATTGCACAGTCCATTGCTAATGGCATTATTTATTATCTGTCGGCAGTTTAG
- a CDS encoding extracellular solute-binding protein translates to MIKTKKWMTMGITAALVVGLLAGCSSNDGENNTAGKDGEQGPITLTWFDGNTKGEPFTDAIAQEITKKTGIEISIQQPTGNPTEKLSLMLASGDYPDVVVMSRGDASLDKYISSGAFIPLDELIEKYGSDLKEMYGETLTKTRYTDGKNYYLANWYGLDSDPVFGMLMRQNLLEEFLPDKADGSKPLTTDEFEALLKNFKEKYNTIDGKESIPMTMNGENMGANLGTFKGMWGLKAYYDNNGRLQYDVKDPKYREMLLYINRLYREGLIEKEFAISKTQTWIQKLTTGAVFSTPGAYWDPGNGNGALKKDGGEKNQLFAYKVVAPGVDPAQTTFGPRSSLGWDAIAITKNNKHPEETIKLFNYLASDEGQHLLLWGKEGEQYTMVDGKRQPEPAFLKSFKDNWDDTVKKSGVRKWLWFIKNGLDPNGQPYDMAVKFQRSEVDELALKSLGDSVWDTAQYDNLNPDGGTPQALTAQKVKDIMDQSITRAIIAPSEAEANSVFDKMLEDMKKAGDEKVEDIINEKYAQRMELWSSK, encoded by the coding sequence ATGATAAAGACAAAAAAATGGATGACCATGGGAATTACGGCTGCATTAGTCGTTGGTTTGCTTGCGGGCTGCTCCTCCAATGATGGGGAGAATAATACAGCGGGTAAAGATGGGGAACAAGGGCCGATTACGCTGACGTGGTTTGATGGCAATACCAAAGGAGAACCATTTACCGATGCAATTGCCCAGGAAATTACCAAAAAGACGGGCATAGAGATCTCCATCCAACAACCAACAGGTAATCCAACGGAAAAACTAAGCTTGATGCTCGCCAGTGGTGACTATCCGGATGTGGTGGTCATGAGTCGGGGAGACGCTTCACTTGATAAGTACATTTCAAGTGGTGCATTCATTCCACTGGATGAGTTAATTGAAAAGTATGGTTCTGACTTGAAAGAGATGTATGGCGAAACCTTGACCAAAACACGTTATACAGACGGCAAGAACTACTATCTGGCAAACTGGTATGGACTCGACAGTGATCCGGTCTTCGGTATGCTGATGAGACAAAACCTGCTGGAAGAGTTTCTTCCAGACAAAGCAGATGGTTCAAAGCCACTTACAACGGATGAGTTTGAAGCACTCCTGAAAAACTTTAAAGAAAAATACAACACGATTGATGGCAAAGAGTCCATTCCCATGACGATGAACGGTGAGAACATGGGCGCGAATTTGGGAACATTCAAAGGCATGTGGGGCTTAAAAGCCTACTATGACAACAACGGACGTCTGCAATATGATGTTAAAGACCCCAAATATCGCGAGATGCTGTTATATATCAATCGCTTATATAGAGAAGGTCTGATTGAGAAAGAATTTGCGATCAGCAAAACACAGACTTGGATTCAAAAGCTGACGACTGGCGCAGTATTCTCTACACCAGGTGCCTATTGGGACCCAGGTAACGGCAATGGCGCCTTGAAGAAAGATGGCGGGGAAAAGAATCAGTTGTTCGCATACAAGGTTGTTGCTCCAGGTGTAGACCCGGCTCAAACAACATTTGGCCCAAGAAGCTCGCTTGGATGGGATGCCATTGCGATTACCAAAAACAACAAACACCCGGAAGAAACCATAAAGCTGTTTAATTATCTGGCGAGTGATGAAGGACAGCATTTGCTGCTGTGGGGCAAGGAAGGCGAGCAATACACTATGGTGGATGGCAAGCGACAACCGGAACCTGCATTCCTGAAAAGCTTCAAGGATAACTGGGATGATACGGTGAAGAAAAGTGGCGTTCGTAAATGGTTATGGTTTATCAAAAATGGCCTGGATCCAAATGGACAGCCGTACGACATGGCCGTTAAATTCCAACGCAGTGAAGTGGATGAACTGGCCCTCAAGAGTCTTGGTGATTCCGTATGGGATACAGCACAGTATGATAACCTGAATCCGGATGGGGGAACACCTCAAGCACTGACGGCCCAGAAGGTGAAGGATATTATGGATCAGAGCATTACGAGAGCCATTATTGCTCCAAGTGAAGCTGAAGCCAACTCCGTATTTGACAAGATGCTGGAGGATATGAAGAAGGCTGGCGATGAGAAAGTGGAAGATATCATTAACGAGAAATATGCTCAGCGTATGGAACTGTGGTCTTCCAAGTAA
- a CDS encoding YqhG family protein — protein sequence MTMSPHEVQAYVLTYLETLDCQIMERSPAHVTVKLSPEADKALTNRPYYWGFVERTGAPAETMSFTFVFDPDAHQQALEAEEAKAAQFAPPTSPGTGTPEAPKDTILGRYFGIVPSLPQLGPGRILKEDVVYGSRRLQQIFNAAREGGAFVNLFEQAAKRQLRATAPAVYEPWLGVCFKVEFACDLKKEELHFIGISLRTGEIVEKFGSKLNRRDLSPRLAENMHVQTAKVSLADAGAALESHLTNRLLELDYSWAEKAKERLDLELAVVDTYYEAVLREDTPEVDVDTTSASSTDGSSTDQEHAGTGPSTQIQTSRSGPTRIQKAHLQPIEPTGVMIGADVELAAEAAVQAEPETDPEQEKARQAVLDREAMKLQYETRRTEMIWQYEPKVKVTAISSGMFHLR from the coding sequence ATGACCATGTCACCCCATGAAGTGCAAGCGTATGTGCTCACTTACCTGGAAACACTTGATTGTCAGATTATGGAGCGTTCTCCTGCCCATGTTACGGTAAAACTTTCACCTGAAGCCGACAAGGCATTAACCAACCGTCCGTATTATTGGGGATTTGTGGAGCGAACCGGTGCACCTGCGGAGACGATGTCCTTTACATTCGTCTTTGATCCGGATGCCCATCAGCAAGCGTTGGAAGCTGAAGAAGCAAAAGCTGCACAGTTTGCTCCTCCAACCTCACCAGGTACCGGTACCCCCGAGGCTCCCAAAGATACCATTCTAGGTCGGTACTTCGGTATTGTCCCTTCTCTGCCTCAGCTGGGACCCGGACGGATTTTGAAAGAAGATGTTGTATATGGCAGTCGCAGGTTGCAGCAGATCTTCAATGCAGCACGTGAAGGCGGCGCATTCGTGAACCTGTTCGAACAGGCTGCAAAAAGGCAATTGCGAGCTACCGCGCCAGCAGTATATGAGCCATGGCTTGGTGTGTGTTTTAAAGTGGAATTCGCCTGTGATCTGAAAAAAGAGGAACTTCATTTTATCGGCATCTCCCTCAGAACAGGGGAAATTGTCGAGAAGTTCGGCTCGAAACTGAACAGGCGTGACCTTAGCCCAAGGCTGGCTGAAAATATGCACGTACAGACCGCCAAAGTGTCGCTAGCCGATGCCGGGGCAGCTCTGGAATCGCATTTGACAAATCGCTTGCTGGAACTCGACTATAGCTGGGCAGAGAAAGCCAAAGAACGGCTTGATCTGGAGCTTGCTGTTGTGGATACGTACTATGAAGCAGTTCTTAGAGAGGACACCCCTGAGGTCGACGTTGATACAACCTCTGCCTCCAGCACAGACGGTAGTTCAACGGATCAGGAACATGCAGGGACCGGGCCATCTACCCAAATTCAGACTTCTCGCTCTGGCCCTACTCGTATCCAGAAAGCACATCTACAGCCCATCGAACCAACTGGCGTGATGATTGGAGCAGATGTCGAACTCGCTGCTGAAGCTGCTGTTCAGGCAGAACCAGAAACGGACCCGGAACAGGAGAAAGCCCGCCAAGCGGTCCTGGACCGGGAAGCTATGAAGCTGCAATATGAAACACGGCGTACCGAGATGATCTGGCAATATGAGCCCAAAGTGAAGGTGACCGCGATTAGCAGCGGCATGTTTCATTTGAGATAG
- a CDS encoding YqzE family protein, with protein MAKSDELVKYITERVVHYIDTPKDERKGRTKAKEPWTMKWFGMIPFAVSLWVGKKEKAMNSQGKMQKRSSSGKG; from the coding sequence ATGGCCAAAAGTGATGAGCTGGTGAAATACATTACAGAGCGAGTTGTTCATTATATCGACACACCGAAGGATGAGCGTAAAGGACGAACCAAAGCCAAAGAGCCATGGACTATGAAGTGGTTTGGAATGATTCCTTTTGCTGTATCTCTATGGGTTGGAAAAAAGGAAAAAGCAATGAATTCGCAGGGGAAAATGCAGAAACGAAGCTCTTCAGGTAAAGGGTGA
- a CDS encoding glycosyl hydrolase family 95 catalytic domain-containing protein, with protein MQKKDSLTKRKNEIKKNRGYERAKQHPISFTGPAPDFFEGALLGNGGLGVVVTTRPDAVMLHFGHNNVWDIRLAEEHREELMTFQEVYDRFAALPADLPRLTEHPWYKQYCELAGQNYSKAYPKPMPCGSLLLRYDRRKAEVIGHTMDIANGLCTIDFLIDGKPAVFELFVEGAHYRIWMKVSDTATGAPIPLFEEIKLIPDPETPPEFPQAAIVTSEITGRQSFTQILPHVEHPATPYITHEKDRAFRLAVRSSGLTAMKKHALHHQTLASNGCPLGEPELGFLACAELWEGLYSELNIEADPPKLSSFSQAKEESNVMWRDYWSRSSVSLEDEFLERIWYHNLYFFNCAVREGVTCPGLFANWSYRTIGADWHGDYHMNYNTQQPFWLAFSSNHLDKHLPYVDMVDHVLPISRAWARDYYGLSGAYFPHSAYPVEMSMMPYPVPHWGWEICETPWTVQSLWWHYRYSMDETFLRDRAFQPMKEAVLFMVDYMNRPEAQGERWGDGNYHIFPTVVPELYEISPGFAKNKDCLIDLTLTRFLFNAFTQACGVLERIKSEQELLENVEEILNQFPSYPTAESRNGPVFVSVEGEDPDVVYNVPIPITTVFPGEDHGLHSSEEEYQTAVNSYLNHRNEGGNELVFFHLAGARLGVLDLERFKRQIQYCLLPNGTCTDRVLMSGGRYADTENFDFMSRMGIWFENFSLPAVINECLLQSYNGTLRFFPNWPNGQKAEFHTLRAVGGFLVSAAFVDGETDWIEIESEAGTSLTFYISWAEGALCTVSSGEQYMFSGQVGKISTVAGDIISIVKATF; from the coding sequence GTGCAGAAGAAGGATAGTCTAACGAAGAGAAAAAACGAGATAAAAAAGAACAGAGGCTATGAACGGGCCAAGCAGCATCCCATTTCCTTCACTGGTCCTGCGCCGGATTTTTTTGAAGGCGCACTACTGGGCAATGGAGGACTAGGTGTTGTCGTAACAACCCGTCCAGACGCTGTGATGCTCCATTTTGGGCACAACAATGTATGGGATATTCGTCTCGCCGAAGAACACCGTGAAGAGCTCATGACTTTCCAAGAGGTATATGACAGATTTGCTGCTCTGCCAGCTGATTTACCGCGATTAACGGAACATCCGTGGTACAAACAATATTGTGAGTTGGCTGGCCAAAATTACAGTAAGGCATATCCCAAGCCCATGCCCTGCGGGTCACTACTGCTGCGGTATGATCGGCGAAAGGCCGAAGTCATCGGCCACACCATGGATATTGCCAACGGCCTTTGCACGATTGATTTCCTGATCGATGGCAAACCTGCTGTATTCGAACTCTTTGTGGAAGGAGCGCACTACCGGATCTGGATGAAGGTAAGTGATACTGCGACGGGTGCTCCGATCCCCTTATTCGAGGAGATCAAGCTCATTCCTGATCCCGAAACACCGCCTGAATTTCCTCAAGCAGCAATCGTAACCAGTGAAATTACGGGTAGACAGTCATTTACGCAAATTTTGCCGCATGTTGAGCATCCCGCTACGCCCTATATCACACATGAAAAAGATAGAGCTTTCCGGCTCGCTGTTCGCTCGTCTGGATTAACAGCAATGAAGAAACATGCTTTGCATCATCAGACGCTCGCATCCAACGGCTGTCCTCTGGGAGAACCTGAACTCGGCTTTTTGGCCTGTGCAGAGCTCTGGGAAGGCCTTTACAGTGAACTCAATATTGAGGCCGACCCGCCAAAACTGTCTTCCTTTAGTCAAGCTAAGGAAGAATCGAATGTAATGTGGCGTGATTATTGGAGCCGCTCCTCCGTCTCTCTGGAAGATGAATTTCTGGAGCGTATCTGGTACCACAATCTTTACTTTTTTAATTGTGCCGTGAGAGAGGGCGTTACCTGTCCAGGCCTATTCGCCAACTGGAGCTACCGTACCATCGGTGCAGACTGGCATGGGGATTACCACATGAATTACAACACACAGCAGCCATTTTGGCTCGCATTCTCCAGCAATCATCTCGACAAACATCTGCCCTACGTGGATATGGTTGATCATGTACTTCCCATCAGCCGAGCATGGGCACGTGATTATTACGGACTAAGCGGAGCTTATTTCCCCCACTCAGCCTATCCTGTTGAGATGTCCATGATGCCCTACCCTGTCCCGCACTGGGGATGGGAAATCTGTGAGACGCCTTGGACCGTACAAAGTCTATGGTGGCACTATCGATATTCCATGGACGAGACGTTCCTGCGTGATCGTGCATTTCAACCCATGAAGGAAGCCGTGCTGTTCATGGTCGATTACATGAATCGTCCGGAAGCACAGGGTGAACGCTGGGGAGATGGTAATTATCACATTTTTCCGACGGTGGTGCCGGAGCTATATGAGATTTCACCCGGCTTTGCCAAAAACAAAGACTGCCTGATCGACCTGACACTGACGCGATTTCTGTTCAATGCGTTCACCCAGGCCTGCGGTGTTCTTGAAAGGATAAAATCCGAGCAGGAACTGCTAGAGAATGTAGAGGAGATTTTAAACCAGTTCCCTTCTTATCCCACAGCCGAATCACGCAACGGTCCAGTCTTTGTGTCGGTGGAGGGGGAAGATCCTGACGTGGTGTATAACGTCCCGATTCCTATTACGACTGTATTTCCAGGTGAAGATCACGGGCTTCATTCGTCAGAGGAGGAATATCAGACCGCAGTAAACTCCTACCTTAACCACCGCAACGAAGGCGGGAATGAACTGGTATTCTTTCATCTTGCAGGAGCCCGGCTTGGCGTGTTGGATCTGGAACGCTTCAAGCGTCAAATCCAGTATTGTCTGCTACCAAACGGTACTTGTACAGATCGGGTCCTGATGAGCGGTGGTCGCTATGCTGACACGGAGAACTTCGATTTCATGTCACGCATGGGCATCTGGTTCGAAAATTTCTCCCTGCCTGCCGTTATCAATGAATGCCTTCTTCAAAGTTATAATGGCACCCTGCGCTTCTTTCCCAACTGGCCGAATGGACAAAAAGCAGAGTTCCATACTCTCCGTGCTGTGGGAGGCTTCCTTGTCAGCGCGGCTTTTGTGGATGGGGAGACGGATTGGATCGAGATTGAGAGCGAAGCTGGTACTTCCCTAACCTTCTATATCTCATGGGCAGAAGGGGCATTGTGCACAGTTTCTTCTGGTGAACAATATATGTTTTCTGGTCAGGTTGGCAAGATCTCAACCGTAGCAGGAGATATCATCTCCATTGTTAAAGCGACGTTTTAG
- a CDS encoding AraC family transcriptional regulator has product MNFASLHPYVYLATRYPFAKGQSSSPRICYTSSIYLISEGYGILSINGLSSRLGPGSLVYIPAGQLHEWVADGNNPMVHLCCYFDWHYVERKEVFDTSCPICYPPQVLQQAFVGPAFPYELREISKVESLRIWQDLFQDFYKSGSYTNEQTFMRSLTIQRHFQTFIDYFLNCCMEKGNLIPDRRIAHILKILEKDLLHGAPKPLDIYHKSLKMSRGHFFELFRKSTGYSPIQYMNHFRIGRAKYDLLHTTLNITQIAEKYHFSSVHYFSRLFHQLTGQAPRQYRLHHSNTAAFSAPLE; this is encoded by the coding sequence ATGAATTTTGCTTCCTTGCATCCCTATGTATATTTGGCGACCCGATACCCTTTTGCGAAGGGACAGTCGAGTTCTCCGCGAATTTGTTATACCAGTTCCATTTACTTGATCAGCGAAGGGTATGGGATATTAAGTATAAATGGTCTGAGCAGCAGGCTCGGTCCTGGTTCGCTGGTCTATATTCCAGCAGGGCAATTACATGAATGGGTGGCTGATGGGAATAACCCTATGGTACATCTGTGTTGTTATTTTGATTGGCACTATGTGGAGCGAAAAGAGGTATTTGATACGTCCTGTCCGATCTGTTATCCGCCGCAGGTGTTGCAACAAGCTTTTGTTGGCCCAGCCTTTCCATATGAACTTAGGGAGATTTCAAAGGTGGAGTCGTTGCGAATCTGGCAGGATCTGTTCCAAGACTTTTATAAAAGTGGTTCATACACCAATGAGCAGACTTTTATGCGGAGCTTGACGATTCAGCGTCATTTTCAGACGTTTATCGACTATTTTCTGAACTGCTGCATGGAGAAGGGGAATTTAATCCCTGATCGCCGGATAGCCCATATTCTTAAAATTTTGGAGAAGGACTTACTTCACGGAGCACCCAAGCCGCTGGATATCTATCACAAAAGTCTCAAAATGAGCCGTGGTCATTTTTTCGAGCTGTTCAGGAAATCTACAGGATACTCCCCCATCCAGTATATGAATCACTTTCGTATTGGACGGGCGAAGTATGATTTGCTTCACACGACATTAAATATCACTCAAATTGCTGAAAAATATCATTTTAGCTCGGTTCATTACTTCTCTCGCCTTTTTCATCAACTGACAGGTCAGGCTCCTCGCCAATATCGCTTACATCATTCCAACACAGCGGCCTTCAGCGCTCCATTGGAATGA
- a CDS encoding divergent polysaccharide deacetylase family protein, with protein sequence MNKAGRKGWSCTWKFKMSVVLTGTIFMVYGFGFSASSAESQIRSGQPEQMLMEQTLIQVPGSTSGQISPTPADKSQRKRMAIIIDDAGNDMKGTSEILATPVKLTLAVMPFLPTTKKDAIAAHEKGMDVIVHMPMEPKKGRPEWLGPGAITSNLTDEEVRDRVEKAIDEVPYAVGMNNHMGSKITSDKRIMSIVLDVCQERGLFFVDSRTNFRSVVGELAITKNMPPVGNDIFLDDHNSKQQIRKQMDLAAQRALDKDVCVVIGHVGHTGLNTSAVVHESVSRLKGQIEFVGISDLVRDVWHWQAEPKLPTDNK encoded by the coding sequence ATGAATAAGGCCGGACGAAAAGGGTGGTCCTGCACCTGGAAATTTAAAATGTCAGTGGTACTCACAGGTACGATATTCATGGTTTATGGTTTTGGCTTTTCTGCCAGCAGTGCGGAATCACAAATTCGTTCAGGGCAGCCAGAGCAAATGTTAATGGAGCAAACCTTAATACAAGTACCTGGTTCAACTTCAGGTCAGATATCACCAACTCCGGCAGACAAATCGCAGCGTAAACGAATGGCGATCATCATTGATGATGCGGGGAATGACATGAAAGGTACTTCTGAAATTTTGGCGACCCCGGTTAAGTTAACGTTGGCCGTGATGCCATTCTTGCCAACGACGAAGAAAGATGCGATTGCCGCACATGAAAAAGGAATGGATGTGATTGTTCACATGCCAATGGAGCCCAAAAAGGGAAGACCAGAATGGCTTGGGCCAGGTGCGATCACATCCAATCTGACGGATGAGGAAGTGCGTGATCGAGTCGAGAAAGCCATAGATGAAGTTCCTTATGCCGTCGGCATGAACAACCATATGGGTTCCAAAATTACGTCTGATAAACGGATCATGTCCATTGTATTGGATGTATGTCAAGAGCGCGGGCTATTTTTTGTGGATAGTCGTACCAATTTTCGATCTGTGGTAGGGGAATTGGCCATCACCAAAAACATGCCACCCGTCGGCAACGATATTTTTCTAGATGACCACAATTCCAAACAACAAATACGCAAGCAAATGGATTTGGCAGCCCAACGTGCTCTCGACAAAGATGTGTGTGTAGTGATCGGTCACGTTGGTCATACCGGATTAAATACCTCTGCTGTCGTCCATGAATCCGTATCTCGGCTCAAAGGTCAGATTGAGTTCGTCGGTATTAGCGATCTGGTCCGAGATGTGTGGCATTGGCAAGCTGAGCCTAAACTGCCGACAGATAATAAATAA
- a CDS encoding carbohydrate ABC transporter permease, with protein sequence MILNRFGDRIFKIIVYFILILVLLVTFLPFWNILVLSLNSAEDTVRGGVYLWPRDLTLDSYQQILKDSEILNGLWVTVKRTLIGAPLSVLVITMLAYPLSRRNLVGRKGWNLYFIFTMYFSGGLIPFYMVLKALNMIDTFSVFILPSLMNVFYMIIVRTFMEQLPHEIEESARVDGANDLTIFFRIVMPLTTPVLATIGLFQAIGHWNAWFDSYAFTYSSDLKTLQAVLVKILNQFQTGGMISQSQMLANSAKRNAVSSDTIRMAATMVATLPIVMVYPFLQKYFVKGMTLGAVKS encoded by the coding sequence ATGATTCTGAACAGATTCGGGGATCGTATTTTCAAAATTATTGTGTATTTCATTCTTATTCTAGTATTACTGGTTACATTTCTTCCGTTTTGGAATATACTCGTTCTTTCATTGAACAGCGCGGAGGATACGGTACGGGGCGGCGTTTACTTGTGGCCCAGGGACTTGACCTTGGACAGCTATCAGCAGATTTTGAAAGATAGTGAGATTTTAAACGGGCTGTGGGTAACCGTCAAACGGACGCTGATTGGCGCACCGCTATCGGTTCTCGTCATTACGATGCTTGCGTATCCGCTAAGTCGGCGGAATCTGGTTGGTCGCAAAGGCTGGAACCTGTACTTTATCTTTACCATGTATTTCAGTGGTGGACTCATTCCGTTCTACATGGTGCTTAAGGCACTGAACATGATCGATACATTTTCGGTGTTCATTTTGCCAAGTTTGATGAATGTCTTCTATATGATTATTGTCCGTACCTTTATGGAGCAGCTGCCCCATGAGATTGAAGAATCGGCAAGGGTAGATGGGGCTAACGATCTGACGATTTTCTTCCGGATTGTGATGCCGCTGACAACACCTGTACTTGCCACAATAGGACTTTTTCAAGCGATTGGGCATTGGAATGCCTGGTTTGATTCCTATGCGTTCACCTACAGCTCGGACCTGAAGACCCTGCAGGCCGTGCTCGTCAAAATCTTGAATCAATTTCAGACTGGCGGCATGATTTCACAATCGCAGATGCTGGCCAACTCTGCTAAACGAAATGCTGTTTCGAGTGATACCATTCGAATGGCTGCTACCATGGTGGCCACCTTACCAATCGTTATGGTGTACCCGTTCCTGCAAAAATACTTTGTTAAAGGCATGACTTTGGGAGCTGTTAAGAGTTAA